The nucleotide sequence CGCTGAGCCTCGCCGTCGCTGTCCCGATCCGAGCGGCGGTGGTGAAGGCTCGCGCGGCGTCCGGGTCGCCGCACCCGGCGCCGTCCGCCGCGGGCCCCACGCCCAGCGCGGTCGCGCTCCCCGACGATCGCACCCACCTCCCGGTCCTCGCCGAGGCGGGCGCGCCACCGGCCGTCGTCAGCGCCCCGCCCGTCCCCACCGCCTCCGCCGCGCCGACGGCCCTCCCGACCTCGCGTGGCCCGCAAGCGGCGCCCCTTCCGAAGCCGCCGAAGCCGCCCCCCGCTGCGCCTGCGCCGTCCGCTGCCGCCGTCCGGCCCAAGGTGGACCCGAACGCGATGCCCGACGAGCGACGCTAGATCAGCGGCGCGATCGTCGATCAAGCCCGCCGATCCAGCCTGGTGTGTCCTCGGAGGACCCTGGCGTTGGCCCAGACGGCCCTGCACCTCCGCGGTTCGCGCAGCGGTGGCCACGGGACACCCTTCGAGTCTTCGACGTGCGCGTCCCGGCCCACTTGGCCTACTCTGAGGCGCGATGAAGACCATGCCCCCAACCCGGCTGCGCGAGCGCGCTGCCGCGATCGTCTTCGCCCTCGGCGTGGGCCTGGGCGTCTCTCCCTGCTGGCTCGTGGGGCTCGAGGGCGTGGCGGTGGCCGCGGGCGCCGACGCGGCCACGGCGCAGGTGCTCTTCGAAGACGGCAAGCGCCTCGCCGCCGCCTCCAAGTTCGTCGAGGCGTGCCCGAAGTTCGCGGAGAGCCAGCGCCTCGATCCCGCGGCAGGGACGCTCCTACATCTCGGAAATTGTTATGAAAAAACAGGCAGAACCGCCAGCGCCTGGGCCACATTTCTGGAGGCGGCGTCGGCCGCGAAGCAGCAGAGCCGTGGCGACTGGGCCGAGCTCGCCACCGCCCGCGCGGAGGCCCTGCGGCCGAAGCTCGCGCACCTCGCGATCTTCATCGCCGATCGCCCGCCCGGGCTCGTCGTGAAGCGCGACGGCACCGTGCTCACCGCCGCGTCGCTGGGCGCACCTTTCCCCGTCGATCCGGGCGCGCACGCCGTCGAGCTCTCCGCCCCCGGCCGCAAGTCGCGCTCGATCTCCCGCGTCGTCGGTGACGGCGAGCAGGCCGCGCTGCACGCCCCCTCGCTCGAGCTCGACTCGCCGACGTCGCCCGTCGCCGCGTCCGCCCCGGGGGCTGCACCGGTCGCGGCGTCGCCGGTCCCCCCTGAGGCGCCCTCGGGCGGCAACGCCACGCTTGGGTACGTGGTCGGGGGCCTCGGCGTCGCGGGCCTCGGCGTCGGTGCGCTCACGGGGGCGCTCGCGATCGGCAAGAACAACGAGTCGAAGGAGCTCTGTCCGAGCGCCGGCCGCTGCGCGAGCCAGGCCGGGATCGCGGCGAACGACAGCGCCAAGACGCTCGGCACGGTCTCGACGATCGCGTTCGTCGCGGGTGGCGTCGCGGTCGCGGCCGGCGCGGTGCTGGTGCTCACCTCGGGCCCGCGAGCGCGCGCGGCCGGCACGGCGAGCGTCTCGGTGGGGCCGGCGGTCGGACCCGAAGGCGCCGGGCTGCTCGTGGGAGGTGCGTTTTGAGTCTGCTTCCTCCCTCCTTCTCCGCGCGCATCACGGCGCTCGCGGTCGCCGGGCTCGCGCTGGGCGCGTGCAACGCGATCATCGGCACGCGCGACCTCACGTTCGCCGAGGCGCGCGACGCCACGCCCGACGCCCGCGGCGAGCCGCCCGACGCCGAGGCGCCCGACACCGCTGCGCCGGACGTCGAAGCGCCCGACGCGACCGGCGACGCGTCGACCGACGGGCCGTGCAGCGCCGACCTGGCGACCGACCCGAAGCACTGCGGGCGTTGCGGCCACGATTGCCTCGGCGGCGCGTGCGCGGCCGGCGTATGCCAATCGTTCGCGCTGTTCCCAAACCAGACCAAGCCGCTCGGAATCACGCTGCTGAACGGCATGCTCTACTGGACCAACTCGGGCACGCACGAGGTGCGCCGCGGGCGGACCGACGGCACCGACGAGGCGCTGTTCGCCAAGGCGAGCTTCCGGCAGCCTTGGGGCATCACGAACGACGGCGTCAACGTGTACTTCGCGGCCGCACGCGACCCCGGCGGCGTGTTCAAGTGCCCCGCGGCGGACTGCCAGGCGGGCCTCCAGCAGCTCACCTCCAACGTGTCGTACGACGTGGCCGTGAGGGACGGTGTGGCCTTCTTCACCGCCTACCAGGCCGGCACGCTCTCGCGCGTGAGCGTCGCGGGCGCGTCGGAGATGCAGCTCGCGTCGATCAACACCCCGTTCCACTTGGCGGTCGACGCGACGCACGCCTACGTCACGAGCAACGAGTTCCACATCGTCCGGGTGCCCCTGGTCGGGGGCGCTCCCTTCGACTTCGGTCCCAACCCCGGCGACCTCGCGGGCGGCATCTTCGTGGACGACACGCGCGTGTATTGGAACTACTCGCGGCCCGCCGCGGCGGGCGTAGTGTACTCGCAGGCCAAGGCGGGTGGCGCGCCCACCCAGTATGGCAACTCGGCGCGAAGCCCGCTGGCGAACGTCGCCGACAAGGAGCGCGTGTATTGGGTCACGCTCGGTGAGAGCGGCGTCGAGGCCGACCGCGTCGACGGCAAGCTCCTTACGTGCCCCATCGCGGGCTGCACCACGCCCACCGTGCTCGCGAGCGATCTCCGGAACGGCTCCGCGATCGCGCAAGATGAGCGCGCGCTCTACGTCGCGGAGATTGGCGCGAGCGGACCGGGCTCCATCCGCAAGATCGCGAAGCCTTGAGCGCCAGCGTTCCGTGCATACATCGCCCGACATCCTGCTAGGGTGGCCGGATGACGCGCATTTCCAGCACCTTCGACGTCGTGGAGACCCCCGCAGGGCGTGAGCTCCGCATCGCGGTGACCGGGCTCGACGTGCTGCGCAGCCCCGCCATCAACCGCGGCACCGCGTTCACGCGGGCGGAGCGCGAGCTGCTCGATCTCGACGGGCTCCTCCCGCCCCACGAGAGCACCCTCGACGAGCAGCTCGGCCGCATGATCGCCGAGTATGCGGAGCTGACGACGCCGCTCGCGAAGAACCAGTTTCTACGCGCCCTCCAGGACCGCAACGAGACGCTCTTCTATGCGCTGCTGTCGCGGCACGTGGAGGAGATGATGCCCATCGTCTACACGCCCACCGTCGGGGAGGCGATCCAGGCCTACTCGCGCCTCTTCAAGACGCCGCGCGGCCTCACGTTCTCGCCGCGCAACATCGCCCGCGTCGACGGCATCCTCGCGAGCCACCCCCGCGAGGACGTGCGCATGATCGTCGCCACGGACTCGTCGGCGATCTTGGGGATTGGCGACCAAGGCTATGGTGGCATCGGCATCGCGATAGGCAAGCTCGCGCTCTACGCGCTCGGGGGACTTGCGCCGTACCACGCGCTCCCGACGAGCCTCGACGTGGGCACGAACCGCGTGTCGCTGCGCGAGGACCCCCTCTACCTCGGGCTCCGCGAGCCCCGCATCGTCGGCGACGACTACTTCGCGCTCACCGACGCCTTCGTCGCCGGCGTGAAGAAGCGGTATCCGCGCGCCGTCCTGCAGTGGGAGGACCTCTCGAAGGACACGGCGTTCGACGTGCTCGAGCGCTACCGCGACGTGCTGCCCAGCTTCAACGACGACATTCAGGGCACGGGCGCGGTCGCGCTCGCCGGTCTGCTCACGGCCGCGCGCCTCCGCGGCACGCGCATCGAAGACGACGTCTACGTGATCCACGGCGCCGGAGCCGGCGGCGCGGGCGTGGCGAGCGCCATCGTCGAGGGCCTGGTGGACGCGGGTCTCGCGCCCGAGGCCGCGTCGGCGCGCGTGTTCGTGCTCGACTCCAAGGGCCTGCTCACCCGCGACCGCACCCTGGAGCCCTACAAGCGAGCCCTCGCGCAGCCCGATGTCGTGTATTCTGCATGGAACATCGCGGGCGAGGTGCCCACGCTCCTCGAGACGATCCGCGGGGCGCGGGCGACCGTGCTCGTCGGCCTCTCGGGGCAGCCGGGCGCCTTTGACGAGGCCGCCGTGCGGGCGGTCGGAGAGAACGCGGCCCGCCCGGTGGTCTTCCCGCTCTCGAACCCCACGACGAGCTGCGAGGCGCTGCCGGAGGACGTGTACCGGTGGCTGGGCGCGCGGGCGGTGGTGTGCACGGGGTCGCCGTTCGCGCCGGTCACCCTGCCCGACGGGGAGGTCCGGCCGGTGGGCCAGGGCAACAACGCCTTCATCTTCCCGGGTCTTGGCATGGGCGCCACGCTCACTTGCGCGCGGAAGATCACGGGCGGCATGGTGCTCGCGGCGGCGCACGCGCTCGACGCCTACACCACGAGGTTTCACCTCGCCGACGGGCGCATCTATCCCCCCGTCTCGGAGCTCCACGCGGTGTCGTTGTTCGTCGCCGCGAGGGTCGCGAAGCAGGCGCTCGAGGAGGGAGTCGCGGCTCGGGACGACCTCCCGCGAGATCTCGACAGGCTCCACGCCCTGGCGACCGCGGCCGCCTACCGGCCCGAGTACCTGCCCATCGCGCGCGGCTAGAGCGCCGAACCGCTTGATGACCGAGGATTTTCGCCGAGTTGCGAGCCGTGCGAGGCGCGACGACGAGTCCTACTGCTGCTAGGCGAGGAGGAGCAACGAAGTACGGCGACGTAAATCGGCGAAAAGCCGACCGAATCAAGCGGTTCGGCGCTCTAGCTGGAGCGCCACCCGCCCGCGTGCGCCAGGGCGGGAGTGCGCTATACCTCGGCCATGATGCCCGCCAAGAGCCTCCGCCCCACCCCGCTCGCCTCGATCGCGGCGCTCGTCACGCTGGTCTCGATCGCCGCCTTGCCCGAGGTCGGCTGCGCGGTGAACCTCACCGCCGACGGCGCCGACGACCCGGGCGGCGGCGAGTCGGGCGACGCGGAGGACGCGGTCGGCGTGCCCATCACCGAGCCCGACGAGACCGACACGGCGTCCACGCTCGCCGCGGCGCCGCTCGACGTGCGCGCGGTCGAGGGGCTCTTCGACGTACGCGGCGTGGGCGACAGCGCGTGGTCGCGCACGCACCAGAAGGAGCCCATCGCGGCCGAGTTCGGCAAGGCGCTCGATCGCTTCGACGCCACCGGCAAGGCGTACCGAGGCCATGTAGGCTACATCAACTGGGAGACCGTGGTCGGCGAGCGCTGCGAGACCTTCGACAGCGTGTACACCCCGGGCAAGTCGTACGCGTTCGTGTCGCGCGCGGACAACCTGAAGCAGGCCATGGACCGCGGGTTCAACCTCGTGGGGCTCTCGAACAACCACTCGCGCGACTGCACGTCGCCCGACGGCGAGGCCATGACCGCCCAAGCCACGGCGGCGCTCGCCGACGCGAAGCACGCGTTCCACGGCGTGGGCGACGCGGGGCGCAAGAACGACGTGAAGGTGACGACGTTCGTAGCCCAGGGAAAATCGATCCGCGTCGCGTTCGGCAGCCTCTACCTGGGGAGCCGACGCGCGTGCACCGGGTCGGTGTGCGCGAACGACAAGCGCGCGCTGTTCGAGAACCTCCGCGGCGCCGCTGCCGATCTGCGCGTCGTCGCCATCCACAGCATGAACGGGACCACCCAAGACGAGCTCGTGCACGCGGGCATCGAGTTCGTCAAGTCGTACGACGGCGACGTCGTGTTCGGCAGCGGCCCCCACGTGTGGAAGCCCGTGCGCGTCGTGCGCAAGCAGAGCGGCAAGACCGGCGTTATCTTCGAGAGCCTCGGCAACTTCCTCCACCCGAACCTCGCGGCCCAGCAGAAGAACTACATCGGGCGCGCGCTGTTCGACCCGAACGCGCTGGTCCTTCGGCAGGTGCAGGTCATTCCCGTGTACAATACAGGTTCCGACGTGAAGTTCTCCACGGCCGATCTGCGCACCTTGCCGTCGAACCTGAAGCTCAAGACCTCCGAGCGCGGCGGTTTCGCGAACGTCAAGCCGTAGCGGTCTTACTGCCTCGGCGAAGGCCACAATAGTTGGCCCTCACGGCCCGGATCGTCTATCGACAGGGGGAAGGAGGCCGACATGGAGAAGACACCCTCGCGACGCGCGTTCCTCGGCCTCGCCGGCGGCGCGGCCGCTCTCCTCGCGGCGCCTGGCCGCGCCGAGGCCTCGATTGGCCTCGACCGCGTGAGCTCGAGCGCGCTCGGCACCACGCTCGCGCTCACCCTCCCGAGCGCGCCGTTCCCGAGCGGCGGCTCCGGCTACACCGACTCCACGGTGTGGGTGTTCGTGCCGCGCCACTTCCGCCCCTCCGGCCACGAGATCCCCATGCTCGTGCACTTCCACGGGCACAGCACCACGGCCGAGCACGCGATGGCCGCGCACAAGCTCCGCGAGCAGCTCGCGGCGAGCCGGCAGGACGCCATCCTCGTCGTTCCGCAGGGCCCGGTGAACGCCTCCGACTCGTCGTGCGGCAAGCTGGAGTCGCCCGGCACGTTCGCGAGGCTCACGTCCGAGGTGCTGGTCGGCCTCGGCACGCGCGACGCCACGCGCGCGCTCCGCACGAGCGCGTTCCAGCGGTCCCGCGTGGGCCGCGTGTGCCTCTCCGCGCACTCGGGCGGCTACCACGCGGCCGCGCAGTGCGTCCGCCACGGCGGAGTGGGCATCAACGAGGTCTATCTCTTCGACGCGCTGTACGCCGACGCCGACGTGTTCCGCGACTGGGTGCTCCGCGGCAAGGGCAAGCCGCCGCGAAGCCGCCACAAGCTCGTGTCGTACACCGCCGGCGGCAACACCGAGAAGGTGAGCGAGTGGCTCTTCGGGGAGCTCGAGCGCGGCGGCGTCCGCGTCGAGCGCGAGAAGGTCGAGGGCAGCATCTCGCGCCAGGCCCTCACGCGGGCCGAGGCGGTGCTCGTGAAGACCGCCAACGCGCACGGCGCCGTCGCCTTCGAGACCAGCGCGCTCCGCGACTGCCTGTACGCGTCGTCGCTACCTCGTCACCTCGACTCCAACTGGTTCTCTGCCAAGCGCGGCGCCCGCCCCATCGAGCGCGTCCGCTAGTCTCCTGGAAGAGTGATCCCTTCCAGAAGTCGCGCGGCTCGGCCTTTCGCCACAAGGGAGCGAGGGGGTGTCCCGTTTTCGGCGGCGGTGGGAGGATACTCATGTTCGAGGGTCGGCGTTCTCGCGCGGTCACACCCGAAACCACTGTCCCCTGAGCGCAAAGCGCCGCCTCCACCGCGCGGAACGACGTCCGAGTTGAGGACGGGCCCGCCGCCGCCGAAAACGGTCGGGCAGAAGCCGGGCGGGGGGGGGGGGGGGGGGGGGGGGGCGCGGGGGGGGGGGGGGGGGGGGGGGGGGGGGGGGGGGGGGGGGGGGGGGGCCGCCCGCGGGCGGGGCCCGGGGGGGGGGGGGGGCCCCCGGGGGGGGGGGGGGGGGGGGGGGGGGGGCGGGGGGGCCTGGGCCCGGGGGGCCCCGGGCGGGGGCTGCGGGCTGGGGGTGGGCGCCCCGGGGGCGGGCCCGGCCGGGGGGGGGGGGCCGCGCGGGGCCGGCCCCCGGGGGGCCGGCCGGGGGGGGGGGGGGGGGGCGCCGGGGCGGGGGGGGGGGGGGGGGGCGGGGGGGCGGCCGGCGGGCGCGGGGGCGCGCCGCGGGCGCCGGGCGCCGCCCGGGGGCCCCCGCGGCCCGCGGCCGGCGCCGCGGCGGGGGCGGGGGGGGGGGGGGGGCGCCGGGGGGGGGGGGGGGCGGCCGGCCGGGGGGGCGGCCCGGCGCGGGGGCGGCGCGGGGGGGGGCCGGGGCGCGGGGGGGCCCCGCGGGGGGCGCGCGGCCCGGGGCCGGGGCGGGGGGGGGCGCGCGCGGGCGGCGCGCCGGGCGGCGGGCCCGGGGGGCGCCCCGCGGGGGGGGGGGGGGGGGGGCCCGGGGGGCGCGCGGGGCGCGGGCCGCCGGCCCCGGGGCCGGGCGCCGGCGGGGGGGCCGGGGGGGGGGCGCCGCCGGGGCCCGGGCGGCCGGGGCGGGGGGCCGCCGCGGCCGCGCCGGCCGGGCCGGGCCGCGGCGGGCCCGGCCGGGCCCCCCCCCCCCCGGCGGCCCCGGGCGGCCGGGGCCCGGGGGGGGGCGGGGGGGGGGGGGGCGGGGCGCCTCCCCGCGGCGGCGGGGGCGGGGGGGGGGGGCGGGGCCGGCGCCGCCCCCCCCCCGGGGGGGGCGCGCGGGGCGGGGGGGGGGGGGGCGGCCGGGGCGGGGGGGCGGGGGGGGGGGGG is from Myxococcales bacterium and encodes:
- a CDS encoding CapA family protein, producing MMPAKSLRPTPLASIAALVTLVSIAALPEVGCAVNLTADGADDPGGGESGDAEDAVGVPITEPDETDTASTLAAAPLDVRAVEGLFDVRGVGDSAWSRTHQKEPIAAEFGKALDRFDATGKAYRGHVGYINWETVVGERCETFDSVYTPGKSYAFVSRADNLKQAMDRGFNLVGLSNNHSRDCTSPDGEAMTAQATAALADAKHAFHGVGDAGRKNDVKVTTFVAQGKSIRVAFGSLYLGSRRACTGSVCANDKRALFENLRGAAADLRVVAIHSMNGTTQDELVHAGIEFVKSYDGDVVFGSGPHVWKPVRVVRKQSGKTGVIFESLGNFLHPNLAAQQKNYIGRALFDPNALVLRQVQVIPVYNTGSDVKFSTADLRTLPSNLKLKTSERGGFANVKP
- a CDS encoding NAD-dependent malic enzyme gives rise to the protein MTRISSTFDVVETPAGRELRIAVTGLDVLRSPAINRGTAFTRAERELLDLDGLLPPHESTLDEQLGRMIAEYAELTTPLAKNQFLRALQDRNETLFYALLSRHVEEMMPIVYTPTVGEAIQAYSRLFKTPRGLTFSPRNIARVDGILASHPREDVRMIVATDSSAILGIGDQGYGGIGIAIGKLALYALGGLAPYHALPTSLDVGTNRVSLREDPLYLGLREPRIVGDDYFALTDAFVAGVKKRYPRAVLQWEDLSKDTAFDVLERYRDVLPSFNDDIQGTGAVALAGLLTAARLRGTRIEDDVYVIHGAGAGGAGVASAIVEGLVDAGLAPEAASARVFVLDSKGLLTRDRTLEPYKRALAQPDVVYSAWNIAGEVPTLLETIRGARATVLVGLSGQPGAFDEAAVRAVGENAARPVVFPLSNPTTSCEALPEDVYRWLGARAVVCTGSPFAPVTLPDGEVRPVGQGNNAFIFPGLGMGATLTCARKITGGMVLAAAHALDAYTTRFHLADGRIYPPVSELHAVSLFVAARVAKQALEEGVAARDDLPRDLDRLHALATAAAYRPEYLPIARG